The proteins below are encoded in one region of Agelaius phoeniceus isolate bAgePho1 chromosome 33, bAgePho1.hap1, whole genome shotgun sequence:
- the LOC129131979 gene encoding serine/threonine-protein kinase pim-1-like produces MSNQMKESTRRKRNQNFSAHFIVSSEQQQQMEMPRGVVLLARLSLPIPSRAMPPARPRPQAGLPRARPRGSRRGLASGRLWPCWRWRCWAGISAWGWGGITSLWLHLARARPRPRLLPGPAGDTGGAAAPVASAAARPARAPPLGSAAAGPEPPLSRSRQRTPGHGRPGALEGRSGALAGPGPSADSRVPPAEKAQQGLKEQDRLGSLPGRGGFGSVFAATRLSDGAPVAIKRVPRKRVWHWGELPDGTSAPLEIVLLAKVSTGFPGVVQLLECLELLNDILMVLEHPEWCQDLQHFIGARGFLPEEVARELFRQVLEAVRHCTSCGVLHRDIKPENILLDLHTGQAKLIDFGCGTYLQDTAYTHFAGTRSYSPPEWSHFGWDYGKPAPIWSLGILLHQMVCGEHPFRRGQNISWDHQVSLPQGLSQECQDLIRRCLSMLDLERPSLEELLCHPGMQDIHLP; encoded by the exons ATGTCAAATCAAATGAAAGAATCCACCAGGAGAAAGAGAAACCAGAACTTCTCGGCTCACTTCATTGTCTCTtccgagcagcagcagcaaatggaGATGCCCAGAG gaGTCGTGCTGCTCGCACG tctctctcTCCCAATACCcagccgggccatgcccccggcccgcccccggccccaggcggggctgccccgtgcccggccccgggggtCCCGCCGCGGTCTCGCCTCCGGCCGGCTCTGGCCGtgctggcggtggcgctgctgggcgggcatcagtgcctggggctggggcggcATCACCTCCCTTTGGCTCcacctggcccgagcccggccccggccccggctcctcccggggcccgcgggggacacaggcggcgcggccgctccagttgcctccgctgcggctcgcccagcccgagctccgccgctcggcagcgcggccgccggtcCCGAGCCGCCGCTGTCCCGTTCCCGGcagcgaacgcctgggcatggccggcccggggcgcttgaggggcgctcgggggcccttgctggccccgggccgagcgctgacagccgcgtcccgcccgcagagAAGGCGCagcagggcctgaaggagcaggacaggctgggctCGCTGCCGGGGCGCGGCGGCTttggcagcgtcttcgcggccacgcggctctcggacggcgccccg gtggccatcaaaagggTGCCACGGAAGCGCGTctggcactggggcgagctg cccgacggcactAGCGCACCcctggagatcgtgctgctggccaaggtgtcaactggcttccctggtgtggtcCAGCTGCTGGAGTGCCTTGAGCTCCTCAATGACATCTTGATGGTGCTGGAGCACCCGGAGtggtgtcaggacctgcagcatTTCATTGGGGCACGGgggttcctgcccgaggaggtggcgcgggagctgttccgccaggtgctggaggccgtgcggcactgcaccagctgcggggtcctgcacagggacatcaaaCCAGAGAACATCCTGCTTGACCTGCACACCGGGCAGGCCAAATTgattgactttggctgtggcacctacctgcaagacacagcctacactcactttgcag gaacacggtcatacagccccccggaatggagcCACTTTGGCTGGGACTATGGCAAGCCAGCTCCCATCTGGTCCCtcggcatcctgctgcaccagatggtctgcggggagcaccctttcaggaggggccagAACATCAGCTGGGACCATCAGGTctcgctgccacaagggctctctcaag AGTGCCAAGATCTGATCAGGCGGTGTTTATCCATGCTGGACTTGGAAAGACCCTCATTagaagagctgctctgtcaTCCTGGGATGCAGGATATTCATCTGCcctag
- the LOC129131925 gene encoding serine/threonine-protein kinase pim-1-like, giving the protein MPRPARRPSAGPPRARPCPARRGSASAGLSPYRLWRRWKSRLLWCWHSIAVFWLGLARALAQPRPRPRPRTKPLPRFRPQPLRCRLAPAPWPRAWPAASPLRAPPLASSAAGPEPPQPGAARQAAARRAGGCPGQKSGSAVPPARAEKPPLEQLYRQGPLLGSGGCGSVYSGTRLADGAPVAIKRVSRERISEWARLGALVPLELALLWMVSRPGFRGVVRLLDWFEVPEGFALVMERPQRCQDLWYFLHQRRFLTEPVARGLFRQVLEAVRHCSSRGVLHRDIKAQNVLVDLATGEAKLIDFGCGAILQDTIYTRMSGTPEYSPPEWILFGCYHGQPATIWSLGILLYELVCGHLPFHTNKDIVRGQLVFPPRVSQECQHLIRWCLSMDPTHRPCLEDLFEHSWLQEPCLAQATAEMHP; this is encoded by the exons aTGCCGCGTCCCGCAAGGCGCCcctcggcggggccgccccgtgcccgcccctgcccggcccgccgTGGTTCCGCCTCGGCCGGGCTCTCTCCGTACCGGCTGTGGCGCCGCTGGAAGAGCCGCTTgctctggtgctggcacagcatcGCGGTCTTTTGGCTCGGCCTGGCGcgggctctggcccagccccggccgaggCCCCGGCCACGAACGAAGCCCCTGCCGCGGTTCCGCCCGCAGCCGCTCCGCTGCCGCCTGGCTCCCGCCCCGTGGCCGAGAGCGTGGCCGGCAGCTTCCccgctccgagctccgccgctcgccagctcggccgccggccccgagccgccgcagcccggggcggctcggcaagcagcagcgcgccgggcgggcgggtgccCCGGGCAGAAGAGCGGCAGCGCGGTGCCGCCCGCACGGGCGGAGAagcctcccctggagcagctctaccggcagggcccgctgctgggcagcggcggctgcggcagcgTTTACTCCGGGACCCGGCTCGCCGACGGCGCCCCG gtggccatcaagcgAGTGTCCCGGGAGCGCATCTCGGAGTGGGCGcggctg GgcgcccttgtgcccctggagctggcgctgctgtggaTGGTGTCGCGGCCTGGCTTCCGCGGCGTCGTGCGGCTCCTGGACTGGTTCGAGGTGCCCGAGGGCTTCGCGCTGGTCATGGAgcgtccgcagcgctgtcaggacctctggtacttcctgcaccagcggcggttcctgacggagcccgtggcgcgggggctgttccgccaggtgctggaggccgtgcggcactgcagcagccgcggcgtcctgcaccgcgacatcaagGCCCAGAACGTCCTCGTCGACCTGGCCACGGGCGAGGCGAAGCTCATCGACTTCGGCTGCGGCGCGATCCTCCAGGACACGATCTACACCCGGATGTCAG GAACGCCGGAGTACAGCCCACCGGAGTggatcctctttggctgctaccatggccagccagccactatctggtccctgggcatcctgctctatGAGCTGGTCTGCgggcaccttcctttccacaccAACAAGGACATCGTCCGGGGCCAGCTCGTCTTCCCGCCTCGGGTGTCTCAAG agtgccagcacctcatcaggtggtgtttatccatGGACCCCACACACAGGCCATGCTTGGAGGACCTTTTTGAGCAttcttggctgcaggagccctgcctggcccaggcgACAGCAGAGATGCATCCCTGA